The nucleotide window GGTTGAAAACCGGGTAGGGATCGATCCGATCATCATCATTTCACCGTCCCTACAGCATCAATGACCGTTCGACCAACGATGGTCCCGCTCAGCACCTGCGCCGCCGCTGTACCGTTCAACCTTAGTCCGACAGGCTGCTAGTCCACGATACGCCACGCCCCGTCCCGATCCCGGCAGGCGGTACGCCTGACTTCACGGATCTTGCCGCGGTGCACCCTCTGGGTCACGAGCTCCCGGCAGGCCAGGCCGCTGCGGTAGAAGCTGCGGACGGGTGTCAGCTGGTACCGGGTTGCGGAGGCGGTGTCTTCCCACGCGATCCGCTCCCGATCGGCCGCACCGTCGAGGACCTGGTAGGTGCAGTCTTCATCGGCGGCACTCGCGCCGCCGCCGAATTGGCTGCCGAGGACGGCGCCCAATACACCGCCCAGCGCCGCCGAGGTCGCGTTACCCCCCGTCACCTGCGATGCCAGGCCCTGACCCAGCACTGCCCCCGCCTGGGCGCCGCTCGGTCGCGGGATACACACGCCCCCGCCGAACAGCGACTGCCGCGTCACCCGGGGATGCCGAGTCTCGGCCTCTCGAAAGCTCGGTGCTGGATAGGTCGATCCGTGGAAGTCGTCCCAGTCGACGACCTCATCGTCATAGTCGCCGTGGTCCTCGTCGCGCCCATGGCGGTGGTGCTTTCCGTGTTTTCCGTCTCCCGCATGCTGCGCGCGGTGGCCGTTGCCCTTGGCCCAATCGGGGGGATCGGCGAGGGCCGGATCCGGTAGGACGAGGAGACCGGCGACGCCGGAAACGAGGGTGATGGCCAGAGACAGCGAGCGGAAGGGTCGGTGCATACAGGGGTGGGCCGAGAAGGAAACCGGAGCAACTATCGGCGCCCGGGAAGCGGGATTGAGGATCGAATCCCGCGCCATCACGACCAATGGCGCCCCCGGATCCCGCCGGAGATCACCTCGCTCATCGCTCCCGCTTGCGATACCAGCGCCGTGACCCGTGGCGCGGTTGGAGTAGCGGCACATCACGGTATTTGAAGGCCGGGATGAGCGCCATACCGGCTACGAAGCCGCCGACGTGGGCGATCCAGGCCACGCCCCCCTGCTGCCCCTCCGAAAGTGTGAAGCTCATCAACTGAAAGATGAACCAGAACCACAAGACCCAGAAGGCCGGCAGCCGGATGACCTGCGAGAATATCCCGAACGGCAGAAAGATGAGCACCCGGGCATAAGGATAGAGCAGCAGGTAGGCGCCGAGGACCCCGGAGATGGCGCCGCTCGCCCCGATCATGGGCACGGTGGAGCGTGGGTCGAACAGCCCGTAACCCAGGGCCCCGATCGCCCCACACAGGAGATAAAACAAAGTGAAACGGAAACGACCCATGGCCTTCTCGACGTTGTTGCCGAAGATCCAGAGATAAAGCACGTTGCCGCCGAGATGCAAGAGATCGGCGTGCAGGAACATGGACGTGAGGATCATCACGGCCTTGGGCGACAGGACGATGTCCGGGGAAACGCCTACGCCACGGAAAAGCACCGCCGGGATCAGTCCATAGCCGTAGATCACCTGCCGCAGCTCGTCCCGCCCCAGGGACAACTCCCACAGGAACACCAGGACAGAGATCACGATGAGGGCACCAGTGACGAGCGGAGCGGCGTGCCCTCTGCGGTCATCGCGCAGTGGTATCACGGTGTCAGGCGCGAGCGATGGCGGTCTAGGCCCACCGGATGGCGTGCCGGGAGGGATCGACACCCCGGCGTTGGGTGAGGGCGATGCTCATGGTCCGAGCTCGATCAAACGCCCCCGGTCGAGGGTCAGGATGCGGTCGGCCAGCCCCATCACCTCGCGGCTATGGGTCACGACGACCAGGGTCTTGCCCGCCCGGCGCACGAGCCGATCCAGGGTCTCCATGACCGCCCGCCCCGTGTCCAGATCGAGGTTGCCGGTCGGCTCGTCGCAGAGGAGCACATCCGGTTCGTGCACCAGGGCCCGGGCTATCGCGACGCGCTGCTGCTCCCCACCGGATAGGTGGTCGGGGAACGACCCGGCCCGGTCGGCGAGCCCGAGCTCATCCAAGATCCCCAGGGCCTGCGCCTCTGCCGTCGTGGCCTCCCAACCATTCAGCTCGAGCGGCAGGAGCAGGTTTTCGATCACCGTCAGGGTAGGTACCAGGTTGAAGGACTGAAACACGAAACCGATGCGCCGGCGGCGGAACAGGGTCCGTTCTCTCTCGCTCAGTCGCTCGATCCGGGCCCCGCCGACCCATACCGCACCGCTGCTCGGAACATCGATCCCGCCGATCAGGTTCAGGAATGTGGACTTGCCCGAGCCGCTGCGGCCCACGACGACCGTGACCTCGCCCTGCAGGAGGGTAGCCGTGATCCGATCCAGGACCACGCGCACCCGGCCCCCTTCGTCATAGGACTTCGTGACCTCGCGCAGATCGACGACCGGCGCCGGTATCGCCACGGGCAGGGAGGGAGGACGTTGGAGACTTGACGGGGCGATCCGCAAGTTGCCTAGGGCAGGAGCCCCGCCACCGCCTTGAAGCGATCGTGGCGCGCATCCCCGAGCCACTCGAACACCACAGATTCGGCGCTGACCACCGAAGCCCCGCTCCGCTGCATGCGCAGGAGGGCGTTCTGATAGTTCTCCAGCTTGCGCGAGCACACGGCGTCTTCGGCGATGAAGACCGTGAACCCATGGGCAACGAGGTCGACGACGGTCTGGAGCACGCAGATGTGGGCCTCCATCCCCGTCACCACGATGTGCGTACGCCCGGCATCCCGCAGCGACGCCAAAAAGCCGTCCGCGCGGACGCACGAGAACGCGGTCTTCTCCCAACGATGCACACCGGCAGGCAGGCACTCGCGGACCCTGGGTTCGAGCGGGCCCAGGCCCTTGGGATATTGTTCGGCGGCATGCACCGGCACGTCCAGAAGCTCTGCAGTCTGGAGCAGGAGCCTGGTGTTCTGCAGCACCCGATTGAGCACCTTGGCCGGCATCGCCGCGCCGAGCTTGGTTTGAATA belongs to Pseudomonadota bacterium and includes:
- a CDS encoding RT0821/Lpp0805 family surface protein; the protein is MHRPFRSLSLAITLVSGVAGLLVLPDPALADPPDWAKGNGHRAQHAGDGKHGKHHRHGRDEDHGDYDDEVVDWDDFHGSTYPAPSFREAETRHPRVTRQSLFGGGVCIPRPSGAQAGAVLGQGLASQVTGGNATSAALGGVLGAVLGSQFGGGASAADEDCTYQVLDGAADRERIAWEDTASATRYQLTPVRSFYRSGLACRELVTQRVHRGKIREVRRTACRDRDGAWRIVD
- a CDS encoding rhomboid family intramembrane serine protease, giving the protein MIPLRDDRRGHAAPLVTGALIVISVLVFLWELSLGRDELRQVIYGYGLIPAVLFRGVGVSPDIVLSPKAVMILTSMFLHADLLHLGGNVLYLWIFGNNVEKAMGRFRFTLFYLLCGAIGALGYGLFDPRSTVPMIGASGAISGVLGAYLLLYPYARVLIFLPFGIFSQVIRLPAFWVLWFWFIFQLMSFTLSEGQQGGVAWIAHVGGFVAGMALIPAFKYRDVPLLQPRHGSRRWYRKRER
- a CDS encoding ABC transporter ATP-binding protein — encoded protein: MPAPVVDLREVTKSYDEGGRVRVVLDRITATLLQGEVTVVVGRSGSGKSTFLNLIGGIDVPSSGAVWVGGARIERLSERERTLFRRRRIGFVFQSFNLVPTLTVIENLLLPLELNGWEATTAEAQALGILDELGLADRAGSFPDHLSGGEQQRVAIARALVHEPDVLLCDEPTGNLDLDTGRAVMETLDRLVRRAGKTLVVVTHSREVMGLADRILTLDRGRLIELGP
- a CDS encoding isochorismatase family protein, coding for MDGHSGQASVGGLCEAEKSQLVVIDIQTKLGAAMPAKVLNRVLQNTRLLLQTAELLDVPVHAAEQYPKGLGPLEPRVRECLPAGVHRWEKTAFSCVRADGFLASLRDAGRTHIVVTGMEAHICVLQTVVDLVAHGFTVFIAEDAVCSRKLENYQNALLRMQRSGASVVSAESVVFEWLGDARHDRFKAVAGLLP